aagggaggaagtggTGCTGGCTTTACTTAACGTTTTTTGTGCTTCACGCTGAATCTTTGTTATTAATACATCCATCTTTTGCTGGAGCTCAGCCATATCACAATGTATTGCATAGGTTTTCTCAAAGTCTGTACAATATGGTTTCCCCTTGTGATCGTTGTCACCTGTGCACTTCTCCTCCATAGCCTTACATGCTGATGAAAGTGTGGTCCAATAATTGGACCATTCCTTCAGACAGGTAATACCACTCGTACTTAATAAATTTGGTACATTCTTATAACCGTggtaataatcgaatatgaTTTTCATGTTGCGAAAAATGGTATGGTCCTCAAGATCTTTGTACTTAAATTCACATTTATTTCCACtgctgaaggaagaagttcccAGCGTTTCGTAAATTACTTTCAAAACCTCCGAAAGTGTTTTACGATTTAGGTGAGACCAGTATTTGTGTCcaaaccaataatagaacgAGCGGCAGGGTATACTATTGGACTGTGCGCTATTATTCTGCATACATGCATCTTCGTAGGCGTTGGCGTTTTTTGCAGCGTCcgcaataatttttttacattgtGAGAAATTGCTACTTAATGCAGTATGTAATTTTGTAACATCGGTACTCCTGTCACCTTGGCCCCCTACAGCATTCTTGAAATTTGTATAGAATTCGTTATATATCGCTAACGTATCAGTAATTGACCCTAGTTTACATGTCTGGGAGAGGGTTATTTGTGtgggacatatatatatatgttatatatatatataggcatatatatatatgtaaaaatacatacatatatatatatattatgtatatttttcctttattttacatGACAGCATGTATAAAATGCTTCATGCTCATTATGCTTCCTTTTATACTgtacacaaaagggggacaaacCTGTAATGCTGATTACCTTCTCTGCCATggtttatatgtgtacacatatatctttgtatatatattttactttaaatattgcttatatatttatatatttaatataaagAATGTATGCAGAAATTTTGCCCACTTTATGATTGTAAGTGTATGGAATGTGGAAGTGGAAGTGTGGATGAATGATAAGTGTGATTGTGCAATTTTCACTTCTTGtttcttcaataataatatatatatatattgttccaatttttcaaagTAATGATAACCtactataaatatatataaatatatacatgtatatgtatatatatatgtacagcaCAACCATTACATATGGTTAACCTAATGCAAagtaggaagaaaatgtgttaaaggAAGTCGCATaatgg
The Plasmodium coatneyi strain Hackeri chromosome 10, complete sequence DNA segment above includes these coding regions:
- a CDS encoding KIR protein; this translates as MAEKTCKLGSITDTLAIYNEFYTNFKNAVGGQGDRSTDVTKLHTALSSNFSQCKKIIADAAKNANAYEDACMQNNSAQSNSIPCRSFYYWFGHKYWSHLNRKTLSEVLKVIYETLGTSSFSSGNKCEFKYKDLEDHTIFRNMKIIFDYYHGYKNVPNLLSTSGITCLKEWSNYWTTLSSACKAMEEKCTGDNDHKGKPYCTDFEKTYAIHCDMAELQQKMDVLITKIQREAQKTLSKASTTSSLSSILGTLATIGTPFLLYKYKPWSSLFGNHSSENGGGRRKKGSSRRQQFDELTETSTMDLTDSSETSSTFDPNTVPSSTAYNTRQPSKGRTNNNSTPGHHHQRTNVGYGLILNNHIRKEYSQRGCGKRS